Proteins encoded together in one Bacteroides zoogleoformans window:
- a CDS encoding DUF3298 and DUF4163 domain-containing protein, translating into MKKQTVSLLVFLLATSSFFFSCNNTVNKNAGALEFDSIQVNETSHLFGDTAKPACNLVVKFTYAAKSSDTKLKDSLNTFLVSTFFGDKYMMATPEEAIKKYTEKYINDYRNDLEPMYKKDEQEKEEGASMEAWYSYYKGIESRVQLYIKHLLVYRIDYNEYTGGAHGIYMTTFLNMDLRTLSPVRLDDLFVDDYKEALTDLLWNQLMADNKVTTRQELEDMGYATTGELAPTENFHLTPQGVTFYYNVYDIAPYVMGPIEISLPYEMVQHLLKDDCMVLNEIRNS; encoded by the coding sequence ATGAAAAAGCAAACTGTCAGTCTACTTGTCTTTCTGCTTGCGACAAGCAGTTTTTTCTTTTCTTGCAATAACACCGTGAACAAAAACGCCGGAGCGTTGGAGTTCGACAGTATACAAGTAAATGAAACATCGCATCTTTTTGGAGATACAGCCAAACCGGCCTGCAACCTTGTTGTAAAATTCACTTATGCCGCAAAATCATCCGATACAAAACTGAAGGACAGTCTCAACACCTTTCTTGTTTCCACCTTCTTCGGCGATAAATACATGATGGCAACGCCGGAAGAAGCCATAAAGAAATACACGGAAAAATACATCAACGATTATCGCAACGATCTGGAACCGATGTATAAAAAAGACGAACAGGAAAAAGAAGAAGGCGCAAGCATGGAAGCATGGTACTCGTATTATAAAGGTATAGAAAGTCGCGTACAACTCTACATCAAGCATCTGCTGGTCTATCGCATCGACTACAACGAATATACCGGCGGAGCACACGGCATCTACATGACCACATTCCTCAACATGGACTTGCGCACATTAAGCCCCGTCCGCTTGGACGACTTGTTCGTCGATGATTACAAAGAAGCGCTGACCGACTTGCTGTGGAACCAATTGATGGCTGATAATAAGGTAACCACCCGTCAAGAGTTGGAAGACATGGGCTATGCCACCACAGGTGAACTGGCGCCGACCGAGAATTTCCACCTCACCCCCCAAGGCGTCACGTTTTATTATAATGTCTACGACATAGCTCCTTACGTAATGGGGCCGATAGAAATTTCTCTTCCATATGAAATGGTGCAACACTTGCTGAAAGACGATTGCATGGTGCTGAATGAAATACGAAACTCTTAA